One window from the genome of Manis pentadactyla isolate mManPen7 chromosome 15, mManPen7.hap1, whole genome shotgun sequence encodes:
- the LOC130680952 gene encoding ubiquitin-like modifier-activating enzyme 1: MIELNESQPMEIKVLGPYTFSICDTSNLSDYIRGGVVSQVKVPKKISFKSLLASLAEPNFVMTDFSKYSRPAQLHIGFQALHYFCAQHGRPPRPHNEEDAMELVTLAQVVSARSLPTVQQESLDKNLIWKLAYVAAGDLAPVNAFIGGLAAQEVLKACSAKFMPIMQWLYFDALECLPEDKEALTEEKCLPRQNRYDGQVAVFGSDLQEKLGKQKYFLVGAGAIGCELLKNFAMIGLGCGEGGKIVITDMDTIEKSNLNRQFLFRPWDVTKLKSDTASAAVRQMNLHIQVTSHQNLVGPDTERIYDDDFFQNLDGVANALDNVDARMYVDRRCVYYRKPLLESGTLGTKGNVQVVIPFLTESYSSSQDPPEKSIPICTLKNFPNAIEHTLQWARDEFEGLFKQQAENVNQYLTDPKFVERTLRLAGTQPLEVLEAVQRSLVLQRPQTWADCVTWACHHWHTQYSNNIRQLLHNFPPDQFTSSGAPFWSGPKRCPHPLTFDVSNPLHLDYVMAAANLFAQTYGLMGSQDRAAVVTLLRSVQVPEFTPKSGVKIHVSDQELQSANASVDDSRLEELKATLPSPEKLPGFKMYPIDFEKDDDSNFHMDFIVAASNLRAENYDIPPADRHKSKLIPGKIIPAIATTTAAVVGLVCLELYKVVRGNQQLDSYKNGFLNLALPFFGFSEPLAAPCHQYYNQEWTLWDRFEVQGLQPNGEEMTLKQFLDYFKTEHKLEITMLSQGVSMLYSFFMPAAKLKEWLDQPMTEIVSRVSKRKLGRHVQALVLELCCNDESGEDVEVPYVRYIIR; this comes from the coding sequence ATGATTGAACTCAATGAAAGTCAGCCTATGGAGATCAAAGTCCTGGGTCCTTACACCTTTAGCATCTGTGACACTTCCAACCTCTCTGACTATATCCGTGGAGGCGTCGTCAGTCAGGTCAAAGTACCCAAGAAGATCAGCTTTAAATCCTTGCTGGCCTCACTGGCAGAGCCCAACTTTGTGATGACAGACTTCTCCAAGTATTCCCGCCCTGCCCAGCTGCACATTGGTTTCCAGGCCCTGCACTATTTCTGTGCTCAGCATGGCAGGCCCCCTCGGCCTCACAATGAGGAAGATGCAATGGAGCTGGTGACCTTAGCACAGGTTGTGAGTGCTCGATCCCTGCCAACAGTACAGCAGGAAAGCCTGGATAAAAACCTCATCTGGAAGTTGGCATATGTGGCGGCTGGGGATCTGGCACCTGTAAACGCCTTCATtgggggcctggctgcccaggagGTCTTGAAGGCTTGCTCTGCGAAGTTTATGCCCATCATGCAGTGGCTGTACTTTGATGCCCTGGAGTGTCTCCCTGAGGACAAAGAAGCCCTCACAGAGGAAAAGTGCCTCCCGCGCCAGAACCGTTATGATGGGCAGGTAGCTGTATTTGGCTCAGACCTGCAAGAGAAGTTGGGCAAGCAGAAGTACTTCCTGGTGGGTGCAGGCGCCATTGGTTGTGAGCTGCTCAAGAACTTTGCCATGATTGGGCTGGGCTGTGGGGAGGGCGGAAAAATTGTCATCACTGACATGGACACCATTGAGAAGTCAAATCTGAACCGACAGTTTTTGTTCCGTCCCTGGGATGTCACGAAGTTAAAGTCTGACACGGCTTCTGCAGCTGTGCGCCAGATGAATCTGCACATCCAGGTGACAAGCCACCAGAATCTTGTGGGCCCTGACACAGAACGCATCTATGATGACGATTTCTTCCAAAACCTGGATGGTGTGGCAAATGCCCTGGACAATGTGGATGCCCGCATGTATGTGGATCGCCGCTGTGTGTACTACCGGAAGCCGCTGCTGGAATCAGGCACACTGGGTACCAAGGGCAACGTGCAGGTGGTGATCCCCTTCCTGACAGAGTCCTACAGCTCCAGCCAGGACCCACCTGAGAAGTCCATCCCCATCTGCACGCTGAAGAACTTCCCCAACGCCATAGAGCACACCCTGCAGTGGGCTCGGGATGAGTTTGAGGGCCTCTTCAAGCAGCAGGCAGAAAATGTCAACCAGTACCTCACAGACCCCAAGTTTGTGGAGAGGACCCTGCGGCTGGCAGGCACCCAACCTCTGGAGGTGCTGGAGGCTGTGCAGCGTAGCCTGGTACTGCAGCGGCCACAGACCTGGGCTGACTGTGTGACCTGGGCCTGCCACCACTGGCACACCCAGTACTCCAACAACATCCGGCAGCTGCTGCACAACTTCCCTCCTGACCAGTTTACAAGCTCTGGAGCTCCATTCTGGTCTGGGCCCAAACGCTGTCCACACCCGCTCACCTTTGATGTCAGCAACCCCCTGCATCTGGACTACGTGATGGCTGCCGCCAACCTGTTTGCGCAGACCTATGGGCTGATGGGCTCGCAGGACCGAGCTGCCGTGGTTACACTCCTACGGTCTGTGCAGGTCCCTGAATTCACTCCCAAGTCTGGTGTGAAGATCCATGTCTCTGATCAAGAGCTGCAGAGTGCTAATGCTTCTGTTGATGACAGCCGTCTGGAGGAGCTCAAGGCCACGTTGCCCAGTCCAGAAAAGCTCCCTGGGTTCAAGATGTACCCCATCGACTTTGAGAAGGATGATGACAGCAACTTCCACATGGATTTCATTGTAGCAGCATCCAACCTCCGGGCAGAGAACTATGACATTCCCCCTGCAGACCGGCACAAGAGTAAGCTGATTCCAGGGAAAATCATCCCAGCCATTGCCACAACTACAGCAGCCGTAGTCGGCCTTGTGTGTCTGGAGCTATACAAGGTGGTACGGGGTAACCAACAGCTTGACTCCTACAAGAATGGTTTTCTTAACTTGGCCCTACCCTTCTTTGGTTTCTCCGAGCCTCTTGCTGCACCCTGTCACCAGTACTATAACCAAGAGTGGACATTGTGGGATCGCTTTGAGGTACAGGGACTGCAGCCTAACGGTGAGGAGATGACCCTCAAACAGTTCCTTGACTACTTTAAGACAGAGCATAAACTGGAGATCACCATGCTGTCCCAGGGTGTGTCCATGCTCTACTCCTTCTTCATGCCAGCCGCCAAGCTGAAGGAATGGTTGGATCAGCCGATGACAGAGATCGTAAGCCGTGTGTCGAAGCGAAAGCTGGGCCGCCACGTGCAAGCACTGGTGCTTGAGCTGTGCTGCAATGATGAGAGCGGCGAGGATGTTGAGGTTCCCTATGTACGATACATCATCCGCTGA
- the LOC130680949 gene encoding LOW QUALITY PROTEIN: ubiquitin-like modifier-activating enzyme 1 (The sequence of the model RefSeq protein was modified relative to this genomic sequence to represent the inferred CDS: deleted 1 base in 1 codon), translating to MIELNESQPMEIKVLGPYTFSICDTSNLSDYIRGGVVSQVKVPKKISFKSLLASLAEPNFVMTDFSKYSRPAQLHIGFQALHYFCAQHGRPPRPHNEEDAMELVTLAQVVSARSLPTVQQESLDKNLIWKLAYVAAGDLAPVNAFIGGLAAQEVLKACSAKFMPIMQWLYFDALECLPEDKEALTEEKCLPRQNRYDGQVAVFGSDLQEKLGKQKYFLVGAGAIGCELLKNFAMIGLGCGEGGKIVITDMDTIEKSNLNRQFLFRPWDVTKLKSDTASAAVRQMNLHIQVTSHQNLVGPDTERIYDDDFFQNLDGVANALDNVDARMYVDRRCVYYRKPLLESGTLGTKGNVQVVIPFLTESYSSSQDPPEKSIPICTLKNFPNAIEHTLQWARDEFEGLFKQQAENVNQYLTDPKFVERTLRLAGTQPLEVLEAVQRSLVLQRPQTWADCVTWACHHWHTQYSNNIRQLLHNFPPDQFTSSGAPFWSGPKRCPHPLTFDVSNPLHLDYVMAAANLFAQTYGLMGSQDRAAVVTLLRSVQVPEFTPKSGVKIHVSDQELQSANASVDDSRLEELKATLPSPEKLPGFKMYPIDFEKDDDSNFHMDFIVAASNLRAENYDIPPADRHKSKLIPGKIIPAIATTTAAVVGLVCLELYKVVRGNQQLDSYKNGFLNLALPFFGFSEPLAAPCHQYYNQEWTLWDRFEVQGLQPNGEEMTLKQFLDYFKTSINWRSPCCPRVCPCSTPSSCQPPS from the exons ATGATTGAACTCAATGAAAGTCAGCCTATGGAGATCAAAGTCCTGGGTCCTTACACCTTTAGCATCTGTGACACTTCCAACCTCTCTGACTATATCCGTGGAGGCGTCGTCAGTCAGGTCAAAGTACCCAAGAAGATCAGCTTTAAATCCTTGCTGGCCTCACTGGCAGAGCCCAACTTTGTGATGACAGACTTCTCCAAGTATTCCCGCCCTGCCCAGCTGCACATTGGTTTCCAGGCCCTGCACTATTTCTGTGCTCAGCATGGCAGGCCCCCTCGGCCTCACAATGAGGAAGATGCAATGGAGCTGGTGACCTTAGCACAGGTTGTGAGTGCTCGATCCCTGCCAACAGTACAGCAGGAAAGCCTGGATAAAAACCTCATCTGGAAGTTGGCATATGTGGCGGCTGGGGATCTGGCACCTGTAAACGCCTTCATtgggggcctggctgcccaggagGTCTTGAAGGCTTGCTCTGCGAAGTTTATGCCCATCATGCAGTGGCTGTACTTTGATGCCCTGGAGTGTCTCCCTGAGGACAAAGAAGCCCTCACAGAGGAAAAGTGCCTCCCGCGCCAGAACCGTTATGATGGGCAGGTAGCTGTATTTGGCTCAGACCTGCAAGAGAAGTTGGGCAAGCAGAAGTACTTCCTGGTGGGTGCAGGCGCCATTGGTTGTGAGCTGCTCAAGAACTTTGCCATGATTGGGCTGGGCTGTGGGGAGGGCGGAAAAATTGTCATCACTGACATGGACACCATTGAGAAGTCAAATCTGAACCGACAGTTTTTGTTCCGTCCCTGGGATGTCACGAAGTTAAAGTCTGACACGGCTTCTGCAGCTGTGCGCCAGATGAATCTGCACATCCAGGTGACAAGCCACCAGAATCTTGTGGGCCCTGACACAGAACGCATCTATGATGACGATTTCTTCCAAAACCTGGATGGTGTGGCAAATGCCCTGGACAATGTGGATGCCCGCATGTATGTGGATCGCCGCTGTGTGTACTACCGGAAGCCGCTGCTGGAATCAGGCACACTGGGTACCAAGGGCAACGTGCAGGTGGTGATCCCCTTCCTGACAGAGTCCTACAGCTCCAGCCAGGACCCACCTGAGAAGTCCATCCCCATCTGCACGCTGAAGAACTTCCCCAACGCCATAGAGCACACCCTGCAGTGGGCTCGGGATGAGTTTGAGGGCCTCTTCAAGCAGCAGGCAGAAAATGTCAACCAGTACCTCACAGACCCCAAGTTTGTGGAGAGGACCCTGCGGCTGGCAGGCACCCAACCTCTGGAGGTGCTGGAGGCTGTGCAGCGTAGCCTGGTACTGCAGCGGCCACAGACCTGGGCTGACTGTGTGACCTGGGCCTGCCACCACTGGCACACCCAGTACTCCAACAACATCCGGCAGCTGCTGCACAACTTCCCTCCTGACCAGTTTACAAGCTCTGGAGCTCCATTCTGGTCTGGGCCCAAACGCTGTCCACACCCGCTCACCTTTGATGTCAGCAACCCCCTGCATCTGGACTACGTGATGGCTGCCGCCAACCTGTTTGCGCAGACCTATGGGCTGATGGGCTCGCAGGACCGAGCTGCCGTGGTTACACTCCTACGGTCTGTGCAGGTCCCTGAATTCACTCCCAAGTCTGGTGTGAAGATCCATGTCTCTGATCAAGAGCTGCAGAGTGCTAATGCTTCTGTTGATGACAGCCGTCTGGAGGAGCTCAAGGCCACGTTGCCCAGTCCAGAAAAGCTCCCTGGGTTCAAGATGTACCCCATCGACTTTGAGAAGGATGATGACAGCAACTTCCACATGGATTTCATTGTAGCAGCATCCAACCTCCGGGCAGAGAACTATGACATTCCCCCTGCAGACCGGCACAAGAGTAAGCTGATTCCAGGGAAAATCATCCCAGCCATTGCCACAACTACAGCAGCCGTAGTCGGCCTTGTGTGTCTGGAGCTATACAAGGTGGTACGGGGTAACCAACAGCTTGACTCCTACAAGAATGGTTTTCTTAACTTGGCCCTACCCTTCTTTGGTTTCTCCGAGCCTCTTGCTGCACCCTGTCACCAGTACTATAACCAAGAGTGGACATTGTGGGATCGCTTTGAGGTACAGGGACTGCAGCCTAACGGTGAGGAGATGACCCTCAAACAGTTCCTTGACTACTTTAAGACA AGCATAAACTGGAGATCACCATGCTGTCCCAGGGTGTGTCCATGCTCTACTCCTTCTTCATGCCAGCCGCCAAGCTGA